From the Anoplopoma fimbria isolate UVic2021 breed Golden Eagle Sablefish chromosome 14, Afim_UVic_2022, whole genome shotgun sequence genome, one window contains:
- the LOC129102864 gene encoding guanine nucleotide-binding protein subunit alpha-11-like, which produces MDECCLPAEDRERLRVHREIERQLRRDKDASYRQLKLLLLGTGESGKSTFIKQMRIIHGSGYSEADRKGFTQLVFQNIVTAIQALINGMTTLQIDYTDNQNTSHAQKLGQVEADHVSTLDARQVDAIRRVWSDPGVQRCYDRRRKFQLSDSAKYYLDDLDRITALLYIPTEQDILRVRVPTTGIIEYHFDLKDVLFRMVDVGGQRSERKKWIHCFENVTSIIFLAALSEYDQVLSESENDNRLQESLALFKTIISYHWFQESSIILFLNKTDLLEEKITQSHLATYFPAFTGPQCDARSAEKFIWQMYQNKQSGHPQSLYKHFTCATDTNNIRLVFKDVKNTVFRKQIELFNLE; this is translated from the exons ATGGATGAGTGCTGCCTGCCAGCTGAGGACAGGGAGAGACTCAGAGtacacagagagatagagagacaacTGCGCCGGGATAAAGACGCCTCTTACCGGCAGTTGAAGCTGCTTCTTTTAG GGACTGGTGAAAGTGGGAAGAGCACTTTCATCAAACAGATGAGGATCATCCATGGCAGTGGATACAGTGAAGCTGACAGGAAAGGGTTCACTCAGCTAGTGTTTCAGAACATCGTCACAGCCATCCAGGCGCTGATCAACGGCATGACGACACTACAGATTGACTACACTGATAACCAGAACACT agccaCGCACAGAAGCTTGGCCAAGTGGAGGCAGACCATGTGTCCACTCTGGATGCTCGGCAGGTGGACGCCATTAGGCGAGTGTGGAGTGACCCTGGTGTTCAAAGGTGCTACGACCGCCGAAGGAAATTCCAGTTGTCTGACTCTGCCAAATA TTACCTTGACGACTTGGACAGAATCACTGCCCTGTTATACATCCCCACAGAGCAAGACATCCTGAGGGTCAGGGTCCCCACCACAGGCATCATAGAGTACCACTTTGACCTTAAAGATGTCCTCTTCAG GATGGTGGATGTGGGTGGTCAGCGttcagagaggaagaaatggaTCCACTGTTTTGAGAATGTCACTTCCATCATATTTCTGGCGGCCCTCAGCGAGTATGATCAAGTCCTCTCCGAGAGTGAGAATGAT AATCGACTGCAAGAGAGCCTCGCCTTGTTCAAGACCATCATCTCGTACCACTGGTTCCAAGagtcctccatcatcctcttcctgAACAAAACTGACTTGCTTGAGGAGAAAATCACACAGTCTCATTTGGCAACCTACTTCCCGGCCTTCACtg GGCCTCAGTGTGATGCCAGATCTGCGGAAAAATTCATCTGGCAAATGTACCAGAATAAGCAAAGTGGGCATCCTCAATCCCTTTACAAACACTTCACCTGTgccacagacacaaacaacatcCGGCTGGTCTTCAAAGATGTCAAAAATACAGTCTTCAGAAAACAAATTGAATTGTTCAACCTGGAATAA